A section of the Styela clava chromosome 9, kaStyClav1.hap1.2, whole genome shotgun sequence genome encodes:
- the LOC120338767 gene encoding uncharacterized protein LOC120338767, whose translation MSLFKTSSFAENGLNFQQCNRLEEKALRKKLDHMKTMHRQADFNFGLESKVITKRLRDNLERSAQADASIKKIKSSMPECSTKYRKNRNFAKTLMEVWSDEDAGNTTAMSEEVTIPACINLLRSAGFEIDKSLSRKLDEMRKAQVQIQKMRNPRKSRGGQRFNTRSKSLPRFNNGRLTSYGNETQSDYTNPFESQSTHLPLIQNGGRERLLSSSSSTASCDILKSGHWRLRSDTQPNITPVVKLNRSKRPYSAPDLETKVSSVVKKCTIKPQIIEDEIMETQESIVEDCSNDDAVPKPLTRPASVSSFNSDDMRAYGEEVSHNQCPLQQLHKKIHTSPEDVNLLDLHRATIASRNYPRRMKTFMRGIHEWQIPEDDKVDGLTGDYYSFRIQKKKGSCTSQGEGRRATSARPYKSKYSTDELSGVKLCKDTEEEYYEKALKTSKTDLRHRSMTIKPLSTVWGSSEYIECIL comes from the exons ATGTCTCTTTTCAAAACATCTTCCTTTGCAGAAAATGGATTAAACTTTCAACAATGCAATCGACTGGAAGAAAAAGCTTTACGAAAAAAGTTGGATCACATGAAAACAATGCATCGACAG gctgattttaattttggacTTGAAAGTAAGGTGATTACCAAAAGACTGAGAGACAACCTTGAACGTTCAGCTCAAGCTGACGCAAgcatcaaaaaaattaaaagttcaaTGCCGGAATGTAGTACAAAGTATCGCAAGAATCGTAACTTCGCAAAGACATTAATGGAAGTCTGGAGCGATGAAGATGCgg GAAACACAACTGCGATGTCTGAAGAAGTTACGATTCCTGCTTGTATAAATCTTCTGCGATCAGCAGGTTTTGAGATCGATAAAAGTTTATCCCGTAAGTTGGACGAGATGCGAAAAGCGCAGGTGCAAATACAGAAAATGAGAAATCCAAGAAAATCCAGGGGCGGCCAACGCTTTAACACTCGATCGAAATCTTTACCAAGATTCAACAACGGGAGGCTGACAAGTTATGGAAATGAAACACAGTCGGACTATACAAATCCATTCGAATCTCAATCAACTCATTTGCCACTGATTCAAAATGGCGGTAGGGAGCGGTTGTTGTCTTCTTCGTCGTCGACGGCATCTTGCGACATTCTAAAGAGCGGGCATTGGCGACTACGGTCGGACACGCAACCAAACATTACTCCGGTAGTAAAACTCAACCGAAGCAAACGCCCATACTCTGCTCCGGATTTGGAAACAAAAGTAAGTTCGGTGGTTAAGAAATGTACAATCAAGCCGCAGATTATTGAAGATGAAATTATGGAAACGCAAGAGTCTATAGTCGAAGACTGCTCAAACGATGACGCTGTTCCTAAACCACTTACAAGACCTGCATCCGTTAGTTCGTTCAATAGTGACGATATGAGAGCGTATGGCGAAGAAGTCTCTCACAATCAATGTCCGTTGCAGCAATTGCACAAAAAGATTCATACAAGCCCAGAAGATGTAAATTTATTAGATCTACATCGAGCCACAATCGCATCAAGAAATTATCCGCGACGGATGAAAACGTTTATGAGAGGAATTCAT GAGTGGCAAATTCCAGAAGACGATAAAGTAGATGGACTAACGGGAGACTATTACTCATTTCGTATACAAAAGAAAAAGGGAAGTTGTACATCGCAAGGTGAAGGAAGGCGAGCAACATCTGCCAGACCATATAAAAGCAAGTATTCGACAGATGAGTTGAGCGGTGTCAAACTGTGCAAGGATACCGAAGAGGAATATTATGAAAAAGCGTTAAAAACTTCAAAGACAGACTTGAGGCACAGAAGTATGACGATAAAACCGCTCAGTACTGTTTGGGGTTCGAGCGAATATATAGAATGCATATTGTGA
- the LOC120338763 gene encoding eukaryotic translation initiation factor 2-alpha kinase 3-like, which translates to MLHLMQLKWAALLASLGALTSLLKAQVHTQTFKPGKETNLDDLVKVFPTPHSNVNEPKGNSPFIVVSTLDGKISALDTKHGGKLLWTMDIGSGPLVSSSISKLQINQDGKTIRLIPSLSGGLFKFDGNSVEALPFSAEQLLSSSFKVSDDSILVGGKEVTTFGLDSSNGNIVYLCSAYGCETFHEVSPTTDVIIVKRSQQTVRSVENRHGRENWNFTVGEVELEVSRGKTYQLLEHSGDEGSSTEQGSTTMHHHHQDNSHSEGNPDASTDPRSSSIFSKLNVLVPEGTIYKFNDENKPSLDWKHKFDSPIANAWYVNGGNYQKLDLFDPETVPALRDRNNGRSNGDPTIYMGFYGSHVYIQVSSTTRKAITNSMMPSPRSHVRPRSRSPFNQVVKFPYRPFTASSDHLKRAVVGESKEGEIQVYQKSNAKGSCGNNLAIYRDNTNGEDVGYYFKSDIPYFISISESGKKGRTTELDDGNESYGNSNIDVVYSSFMHWWKEILFISVTTSIFMQLFIVKIMQLSKSKDENILKSSSGSYADALSDIQPQMVNASTSFQSRYLNDFEPIQCLGKGGFGVVFESRNKVDHCSYAIKRIRLPNKQSARDKVMREVRALAKLEHSGIVRYFNAWTEEPPQGWQEKADRELLSDISTYASSASFLAQSTTHPPPSYSKLQTDIGNTGAFTPSHSVGVSEGFSEETRSFSLHSDKFNKSGEASVFSDIVPTKAGKFFQSANTDSSDSGDETGSPSIQLVPFGRYKDESLSIVFEKSAQKPMGSTGDSAIEEDAFSSPIANKKGHVRNISNVGELPQYKDIYKDFTSTPGSKLRKRSSSQKLQMPEDSDTGSELNAVICRDETDKKKAEDEKIKPKVAVSVYLYIQMQLCQKDSLRKWLADNHTREDGYCLWIFHQVLNAVQYVHDCNLIHRDLKPSNVFFSFDGGIKVGDFGLVTESDELSGDMLNESTIHNDNDYLSDGSHTERVGTRLYMAPEQMSGPKYSQKVDIFALGLILIELFTPFSTQMERIRELTKARDGKIDKKFAREYHHEATLARQMLCQNPSQRPTAVEAIKHDVFNNKDLSQYQVKRTRTSSN; encoded by the exons ATGCTACATCTAATGCAACTAAAATGGGCAGCATTGTTGGCATCACTTGGTGCTCTAACCTCTTTGCTGAAGGCGCAAGTCCATACCCAAACATTCAAACCAGGAAAAGAGACCAACTTGGACGATCTTGTCAAAGTCTTTCCGACACCACACTCAAACGTTAACGAACCAAAAGGAAATAg CCCATTTATTGTGGTGAGTACATTGGATGGAAAAATATCAGCGTTGGACACAAAACATGGTGGAAAGTTGTTGTGGACAATGGATATTGGGAGCGGCCCACTCGTTTCATCGAGCATTTCCAAACTGCAAATCAACCAG gaTGGGAAGACAATCAGACTCATACCTTCATTATCTGGTGGCTTGTTCAAGTTTGATGGAAATTCTGTTGAG gcTTTGCCATTTTCAGCTGAGCAATTACTATCATCTTCATTCAAAGTTTCTGATGACTCTATACTGGTTGGTGGAAAAGAAGTAACAACATTTGGACTAGACTCTAGTAATGGAAA TATTGTATATCTATGTTCTGCGTATGGATGTGAAACATTTCATGAGGTATCACCAACAACCGATGTAATTATTGTCAAAAGAAGTCAACAAACAGTTCGTTCTGTGGAAAATAGGCATGGACGTGAAAA TTGGAACTTTACCGTTGGCGAAGTCGAATTGGAGGTTTCGAGAGGAAAAACTTATCAGCTATTAGAACATTCTGGGGATGAGGGCAGTTCGACTGAACAG GGGTCTACCACAATGCATCATCACCACCAGGATAACTCTCACTCCGAAGGGAATCCAGATGCTTCAA CGGACCCAAGATCATCGAGTATATTCTCAAAACTGAATGTATTAGTTCCAGAAGGCACTATCTACAAGTTCAATGATGAAAATAAACCTAGTTTGGATTGGAAGCACAAG TTTGACAGTCCAATTGCAAATGCTTGGTATGTCAATGGAGGAAACTATCAAAAACTTGATTTATTCGATCCAGAGACAGTTCCTGCATTGAGGGATAGAAATAATGGCCGAAGTAATGGAGACCCCACTATTTATATGG GTTTTTATGGAAGCCACGTCTACATTCAAGTGTCATCAACTACCAGGAAAGCAATAACAAACAGTATGATGCCTTCACCTCGTTCACATGTTAGACCAAGATCTAGATCTCCTTT TAACCAGGTAGTGAAATTTCCATATCGACCATTTACGGCATCGTCTGATCATTTGAAACGTGCTGTTGTGGGTGAATCTAAAGAAGGTGAAATTCAAGTTTATCAGAAAAGTAATGCAAAAGGAAGTTGTGGGAACAATCTTGCTATATATAGAGATAATACTAATGGTGAAG ATGTTGGATATTACTTTAAGAGTGATATTCCATACTTCATATCAATTTCGGAATCTGGTAAAAAGGGAAGAACAACTGAATTAGATGATGGAAATGAATCATATGG AAACTCAAACATTGATGTTGTTTATTCATCTTTCATGCATTGGTGGAAAGAAATCTTATTCATTAGCGTCACGACATCGATATTCATGCAACTCTTCATCGTTAAAATTATGCAACTATCTAag agcAAGGATGAAAATATCCTAAAATCAAGTTCTGGTAGTTACGCTGATGCATTATCTGATATCCAACCTCAAATGGTTAATGCTTCAACTTCATTTCAATCAAGATATCTGAATGATTTTGAACCGATCCAGTGTCTTGGGAag GGAGGTTTTGGAGTTGTTTTTGAATCTCGTAATAAAGTTGACCATTGTAGTTATGCAATAAAAAGGATTCGACTACCTAACAA GCAATCTGCGAGAGATAAAGTGATGCGTGAAGTACGTGCTTTAGCCAAACTAGAACATTCTGGTATTGTCCGGTATTTTAATGCTTGGACTGAAGAACCACCTCAGGGATGGCAAGAAAAAGCTGATCGAGAATTGTTGTCAGATATCAG TACGTATGCATCAAGTGCGTCATTTTTGGCACAATCTACAACCCATCCACCTCCTTCATATTCTAAACTGCAGACTGATATTGGCAACACTGGAGCGTTCACTCCGAGTCATTCCGTGGGAGTTAGCGAAGGATTTTCAGAAGAGACAAGATCGTTTTCACTTCATTctgataaatttaataaatcagGTGAAGCCAGTGTTTTCTCTGACATTGTTCCAACGAAGGCAGGGAAATTTTTTCAGTCTGCAAATACGGATTCGTCTGATTCGGGAGATGAAACTGGTTCTCCTTCGATACAACTGGTCCCATTCGGACGATATAAAGATGAATCCCTTAgcattgtttttgaaaaaagtgCGCAAAAACCCATGGGGAGCACTGGTGATTCTGCAATTGAAGAAGACGCATTTAGTAGTCCAATAGCGAATAAAAAAGGACATGTGCGAAACATATCAAATGTTGGCGAACTGCCTCAATATAAAGATATTTATAAAGATTTTACTTCAACTCCTGGAAGTAAGTTAAGAAAAAGATCAAGctctcaaaaattacaaatgccAGAGGACAGTGACACAGGTTCGGAACTCAACGCAGTCATTTGTCGTGATGAAACAGACAAGAAGAAGGCagaagatgaaaaaataaagccAAAAGTAGCTGTTTCTGTTTATTTGTACATTCAG ATGCAGTTATGTCAGAAAGATTCACTTCGTAAATGGTTAGCAGACAATCATACAAGAGAGGATGGATATTGTTTGTGGATATTTCATCAAGTATTAAATGCTGTTCAATATGTACATGACTGCAATCTTATCCACAGAGATTTGAAG CCTTCCAATGTATTTTTCTCATTCGACGGAGGTATAAAAGTTGGTGATTTTGGGTTGGTCACTGAAAGTGATGAATTAAGTGGTGATATGTTAAACGAAAGTACGATACATAATGATAATGATTATTTATCTGATGGATCTCATACTGAAAGAGTTGGCACAAGATTGTATATGGCCCCTGAACAG ATGAGCGGTCCAAAGTACAGTCAAAAAGTTGATATATTTGCACTTGGTCTCATATTAATTGAATTATTCACACCATTTTCCACACAAATGGAGAGAATTCGTGAACTCACCAAAGCTCGAGATGGAAAGattgataaaaaatttgcaaGAGAATATCATCATGAG GCGACTTTGGCAAGACAAATGTTATGTCAAAACCCATCACAAAGGCCAACTGCAGTTGAGGCAATAAAACATGATGTTTTCAATAACAAAGACTTATCGCAATATCAAGTCAAACGAACAAGAACCTCGTCCAACTGA